A segment of the Acidimicrobiales bacterium genome:
GCGATGATGCCGTTGGAGAACACCAGGCGATGCCCGCGCTTGGTGAGCTGCTTGGGCATGAAGTTGTCGCCGGCGTGGAACGACGCCAGGCGGGGGAAGTCGGCGAACGAGGTGTTGGCCGCCAGCACCAGGATGAGCATGGTGCCCGCCTGGAGCAGGTAGTAGAGGACGTGGCCGATCGGCGTCGAGCCGAAGACCAGCTCGCCGATCTGGGAGATGACCGTCGGCGTGCCCTCCGCGTAGGGCGCCACGTGCACCTGGCCCGCGATGGCCGAGAGGCCGAGGAACATGAGGCCGAGCAGGCTGCCCATCACCACGAGCGTCTTGCGGGCGTTCCTCCACTCGGGCGGGCGGAACGCCGGCACCCCGTTGGAGATGGCCTCCACCCCGGTGACCGCGGCGCCGCCGGATGCGAAGGCGTGGAGCACCACGAAGAGCGTGGCGCCGTAGAAGATGCCGGTACCCCCGGTGCCGAACGGCATGAGGCCCTCCGCGCCCTGGGTCGCCTCCGGGAGCCCGCCGAAGGCCATGCGGGCCAGGCCCACGCCGAGCAGGACGATCATCATGGCGATGAAGAAGTACGTCGGCACGCGGAACACGGCGCCGCTCTCGCGCACCCCGCGCAGGTTGCCGAACGCGATCAGCACGATGAAGAAGACCGCGAGCTCGACGCTGTACGGCCGCAGGACGGCGAAGGCCGACGTGAGGGCGGCCGTGCCGGCGGCCACCGACACGGCGACGGTCAGCACGTAGTCGGTGAGCAGGGCGACCCCCGCCACCTGGGCGGGGAGCAGCCCGAAGTTGTCCCGGGTGACCATGTAGGCGCCGCCCGCCGTCGGGTACTCCTTGATGGTCTCCCGGTAGGAGAGGATCAGGAAGAACAGCACGACCAGCATGGCGACGGTGACGGGCACCACCAGCGAGAAGGCGGCGACGCCCACGGCCGGCACCAGCACCCGAAGGATCTCCTCGGTGGCGTACGCCGACGACGACAGGTTGTCGGACGCGAAGACGGCGAGGGCGGTGGGGTTGCCGAGGCGCTCGTGCTCGAGCTGGTCGGTGTGGAGGGGCTTGCCGAGGAGCCGGCACTTCAGCCGGTACGGGCGGCTCTCGGGGATCGGGACCGGGGCTCCGGGCGGCAGTGGCCGGGGGACGGCCTCGAAGAGGAGCGAGGTGGACGTCGGCGGGGTCGCCGTGGAGGTGCGCACCTTCTCGGGGTACTCCTCACCCCTGACCGCGGGGAACGGCCTTCACGCGTCCTTCACGCGCCCCGTCCCGATCTCCACGGGCCGTTGGCAGACCCCCGATCGGGGCTTCGGTGACCGACGTCACCGGTCGGGCTCGAAGCGGTAGCCCATCCCGGGCTCGGTGACGAAGTAGCGGGGGCGGCCCGGATCGGGCTCCAGCTTGCGCCGGATGTGGGCGAGGTGGACCCGTAGGTACCCGGTCTCCTGCTCGTACTGGGGGCCCCAGACCCGCTGCAGCAGGTAGCCCTGGGTGAGGAGCCGGCCCGGGTTCCGCACGAGCAGCTCGACCAGGCCCCACTCGATGGGGGTGAGGCGGACCTCCTGGTCGCCCACGGTGGCCCGCTTGGCGGCCAGGTCGAGGTGGAAGTGCGCGGTGTCGATCTCGGGCGATTCGTCGGTGGACGGGGGTGCCGCTCGCCGGAGGGCGACGCGCATGCGCGCCAGCAGCTCGTCCATGCCGAAGGGCTTGGTGACGTAGTCGTCGGCGCCGGCGTCGAGCGCGGCCACCTTGTCGCGCTCGGCCTCGCGCACCGACAGGACGACGATCGGGACCGAGGTCCAGCCGCGCAGGCCCCGCACCACCTCGATGCCGTCGATCCCGGGCAGGCCGAGGTCGAGCAGCACCAGGTCGGGGTGGCGGGAGGCGGCCAGGTGGAGCGCCTCCTCGCCGCTGGCGGCCAGGTCGACGTCGTAGCCCCGGGCCCGGAGGTTCACCGAGAGGGCCCTGCGGATCTGGGGCTCGTCGTCGACCACCAGCACGCGGGTCACATCTCCACCTTCGGGAGACCGATGGTCACCGTGAGCCCCCCTCCCGGGGTGTCGTCGAGGGTGAGCTGGCCGCCCATGCCGGTGACGAAGCCGCGGGCGATGGCGAGGCCCAGGCCGACCCCTGTGCCGTTGGGCCGGTCACCCAGGCGCTGGAAGGGGGCGAACACGGCGTCGCGATGGCCGGGTGGGATGCCCGGCCCGCGATCGATCACCTGGAGGTCGACCCGATCCCCCACCCCACCCGCCTCCACCCGCACCCGACGCCCCTCGGGCGTGAACCGCACGGCGTTGGCGACCACGTTCGCGATCGTCCGCTCGAGCAGCGTGGGATCGGCGACGACGAGCGGGAGCGTCTCGGGCACCTCCACGTCGACCACGTCCGGGAGCCCGGAGAGGCTGCCCAGCGCGGCCGCCACCACGTCCTCGAGGGCGGTGGGCCGCAGGTCGGCCTGGAGGGCACCGCTCTGGAGGCGGCTCATGTCGAGCAGGTTGCCCACCAGGCGGTTGAGGCGGTCGGCCTCCTCGTCGATGGTGGCCAGGAACGCGCTGCGGTCCTCGTCGGTCCAGGCCACGTCGCCCTGGCGGAGGCTGGTGACGGAGGCCTTGATCGAGGCCAGCGGCGTCCGCAGGTCGTGCGAGACGGCCTGCAGGAGCGCGGTGCGGAGCGCGTCGGCCTCGGCCAGCGCGACCGCGGTTGCGGCCTCCTCGTGGAGCCGGCGCGCCTCCAGGGCGACGGTGAGCTGGTCGGTGAAGGTGTGGAGCACCCGCAGGTCGTCGGCGTCGAGGCCGGCACCCGTCACGACGAGCACGTCGTCGCCGTCCCGGCCGAGCGACAGGGCCGTCCCGGCGCTGGGGTCGGTCGGCACGGGCTCGCCGTTCGCGGCCTGCACCAGCCAGTCCCCGTCGTCGCGGGCCAGCACCGCAGCGGCCTGGAGCTCGAAGGTCGCTCGCAGCTGGGCCAACAGCACCGGCAGGGGGTCGACCTCCCCCACCAGGCTGCCGGTGGAGCGGGCGAGGGCCTCGGCCTCCGCCCGCGCTCGCAGTGCCTCGCGCGACCGCCGGGCGGCCCGGTCGACCAGCAGGCTCACCAGGCCCCCGACGGTGAGGAACACCACCAGCGCGGCGAGGTGCTCGGCGTCGGCGATGTCGAGCGTGTAGTAGGGCTCGACGAGGAACCAGTTCACGAGCAGGAAGGCGACGACCGCCCCGATGGCGCCGATCACCAGGCCCCCGAGCGCGGCGATGGCCACCACCACGGCCAGGGCCACGAGGAGCTCGGTGCCGAGGCCGAGGTCGTCGCGGAACGGGACGAAGGCCGCGGTGAGCGCAGGGAGGCCCGCGACGATGAGCGCCCATGCCGCCAACCGCCGCCGGCGCGGGATGGGCGCGAACGGGGTGCGGCGGCGCCCGCCGCGCCCCACCGCCGCCTTCACCTCTGCCGTTGGCGGCGCGGTCGAGATGACGTGCACGTCGAGCGTCCCCGCCCGCCGGAGCACGTCGGTCACCAGGGCGCCGCGCAGCAGCTCGTCGGTGCGGCTGCGCCGGCTGGCCCCGAGCACCAGCTGGGTGGCCTTCTCGGCGTGGGCGAAGTCGACGAGGGCGGCGGCGACGTCGTCGCCCACGACCTCGCGGTAGGAGCCGCCCAGCTCGGTGACGAGCTCGCGCTGGTGCTCGAGCTCGGGGCCGGCCCGGCTGGCCAGCCCGTCGGCCGACACGACGTGCAGCCCGACCAGCTCGCCCCGGACCCGGCCGGCCATCCGCGCCGCCCGGCGGACCAGCTGCTCGCCGCCCGGTATCCCGGTGACGGCCACCACCACCCGCTCCCGCGTCTCCCACGCCTCGGTGATGCCGTGGTCGGCCAGGTAGTCCTGCAGCGACTCCTCGACCCGGTCGGCCACCCACAGCAGGGCGAGCTCGCGCAGCGCGGTGAGGTTCCCGGGGCGGAAGTAGTTGGAGAGCGCGGCGTCGATCCGCTCCGCGGGGTAGATGTTGCCGTGGGCCATCCGCCGCCGGAGGGCCTCGGGGCTCATGTCGACCAGCTCGATCTGGTCCGCGGCGCGCACCACCTGGTCGGGTACGGTCTCTCGCTGGACGACGCCGGTGATCCGGGCGACGACGTCGTTGAGCGACTCGAGGTGCTGGACGTTCACGGTGGAGATCACGTCGATGCCGCCCTCCAGCAGCAGCTCGATGTCCTCCCAGCGCTTCTCGTGGCGGGAGCCGGGGACGTTGGTGTGGGCCAGCTCGTCGACCAGCACGACCCGGGGCCGGCGTGCCAGCACGGCGTCGACGTCCATCTCCTCGAAGCGGGCGCCCCGGTGCTCGATCTGCCTGCGGGGCACCACCTCCAGGTCGCGGATCTGGGCCGTCGTGCTCACCCGGCCGTGGGTCTCGACGTAGCCGACGACCACGTCGGTGCCCCGCTGGGCCCGCCGCCAGCCCTCGTTGAGCATGGCGTAGGTCTTGCCCACGCCGGGCGCGGCACCGAGGTAGATGCGCAGCGTTCCCCGAGCCACGGCCTCAGCCTGCCCGACCAGGGTCCGCCCGCCTAGCTGCCCGGGCGCGTCGAGGGCCAGGTTCAGCCCCAGCACGTTGACCCCGGGTCGCCGAGGATGCCGAGGGGGCGGCGGTCGGTCTGGGCGTCGACGAGGGCCAGGCACCTCGTCGAGCGCCAGGCCCCGGCCGCCGCGACCCGGGAAGCCTGCAGCCGGGCGTTGGCCACGCTGATGTGGGGATCGAGGCCCGAGCCCGATGCCGTGACGGCGTCGACGGGCACCTCGGCCTCGGCGCCCAGGCCGTTCTCCTCCCGGTACGCGGCCACCCGCTCCTCGACCGTGTCGAGGAGGTCCGGGTTCGTCGGACCCAGGTTCGAGCCCGAGCTGGCAGCGCCGTCGTAGCCGTCGCCGGCGGCCGACGGGCGGGGGTGGAAGTACGCCGCGTCGGCGAACGACTGGCCGATCAGCTCCGAGCCCACGACGACGCCGTCGCGCTCGACCAGCGACCCGTCGGCCTGGTGCCCGAAGGCGACCTGGCCGATGACGGTCACGACCAGCGGGTAGGCGAGCCCGAGCAGCACGGTGAAGGCGAGCAC
Coding sequences within it:
- a CDS encoding APC family permease; its protein translation is MPESRPYRLKCRLLGKPLHTDQLEHERLGNPTALAVFASDNLSSSAYATEEILRVLVPAVGVAAFSLVVPVTVAMLVVLFFLILSYRETIKEYPTAGGAYMVTRDNFGLLPAQVAGVALLTDYVLTVAVSVAAGTAALTSAFAVLRPYSVELAVFFIVLIAFGNLRGVRESGAVFRVPTYFFIAMMIVLLGVGLARMAFGGLPEATQGAEGLMPFGTGGTGIFYGATLFVVLHAFASGGAAVTGVEAISNGVPAFRPPEWRNARKTLVVMGSLLGLMFLGLSAIAGQVHVAPYAEGTPTVISQIGELVFGSTPIGHVLYYLLQAGTMLILVLAANTSFADFPRLASFHAGDNFMPKQLTKRGHRLVFSNGIIALAGAAMLLVVVTGAKVDRLIPLYAIGVFTSFTLSQAGMAKHHLRKQEPGWQRGIVVNSIGAVLSLIVLIVVGLTKFSHGAWVIVVLVPFFVWGLVRLNRQYETEEIELEADAAEVASTPILRRHVVLVFVNSLDRAAIRAIQYARTLVPDELRAVHIAVDPAHAEELASQWEHLHLARLPLELVECPDRRVERAALELVSAELADGDTEVTVLLPVRIYRRLWHRYLHDRTAESIASEVSRLSHANVTSVPFNFESVASKAQLKQRAAAKADAAQH
- a CDS encoding response regulator; this translates as MTRVLVVDDEPQIRRALSVNLRARGYDVDLAASGEEALHLAASRHPDLVLLDLGLPGIDGIEVVRGLRGWTSVPIVVLSVREAERDKVAALDAGADDYVTKPFGMDELLARMRVALRRAAPPSTDESPEIDTAHFHLDLAAKRATVGDQEVRLTPIEWGLVELLVRNPGRLLTQGYLLQRVWGPQYEQETGYLRVHLAHIRRKLEPDPGRPRYFVTEPGMGYRFEPDR
- a CDS encoding sensor histidine kinase KdpD, encoding MARGTLRIYLGAAPGVGKTYAMLNEGWRRAQRGTDVVVGYVETHGRVSTTAQIRDLEVVPRRQIEHRGARFEEMDVDAVLARRPRVVLVDELAHTNVPGSRHEKRWEDIELLLEGGIDVISTVNVQHLESLNDVVARITGVVQRETVPDQVVRAADQIELVDMSPEALRRRMAHGNIYPAERIDAALSNYFRPGNLTALRELALLWVADRVEESLQDYLADHGITEAWETRERVVVAVTGIPGGEQLVRRAARMAGRVRGELVGLHVVSADGLASRAGPELEHQRELVTELGGSYREVVGDDVAAALVDFAHAEKATQLVLGASRRSRTDELLRGALVTDVLRRAGTLDVHVISTAPPTAEVKAAVGRGGRRRTPFAPIPRRRRLAAWALIVAGLPALTAAFVPFRDDLGLGTELLVALAVVVAIAALGGLVIGAIGAVVAFLLVNWFLVEPYYTLDIADAEHLAALVVFLTVGGLVSLLVDRAARRSREALRARAEAEALARSTGSLVGEVDPLPVLLAQLRATFELQAAAVLARDDGDWLVQAANGEPVPTDPSAGTALSLGRDGDDVLVVTGAGLDADDLRVLHTFTDQLTVALEARRLHEEAATAVALAEADALRTALLQAVSHDLRTPLASIKASVTSLRQGDVAWTDEDRSAFLATIDEEADRLNRLVGNLLDMSRLQSGALQADLRPTALEDVVAAALGSLSGLPDVVDVEVPETLPLVVADPTLLERTIANVVANAVRFTPEGRRVRVEAGGVGDRVDLQVIDRGPGIPPGHRDAVFAPFQRLGDRPNGTGVGLGLAIARGFVTGMGGQLTLDDTPGGGLTVTIGLPKVEM